The DNA sequence CCGGTAGGTCTGCCGGGTGCCGTCATCGGCCATCACCGTGGCGTAGTCGGCGGACACCTCCTCGATGACACCGGCCTTGTCGGCGACGATCACGTCACCGGCGTCGATCGCGGCGCGCAACTCCATGCCGGTACCCACCAGCGGTGCCTCGCTGCGTACCAGCGGAACCGCCTGACGCTGCATGTTGGCACCCATCAGGGCACGGTTGGCGTCGTCGTGCTCAAGGAACGGAATCATGGCCGTGGCCACCGAAACCATCTGGCGCGGCGAGACGTCCATGTAGTCGACCTCGGACGACGACACGTACTCGACCTCGCCACCCTTACGGCGGACCAGGACGCGGTCCTCGGTGAAGCGGCCGTCGTCCTCCAGCGGCGAGTTGGCCTGCGCCACAACGTGGCGGTCCTCCTCGTCGGCGGTCAGGTACTCGACGTCATCGCTGACCACGCCGTCGTTGACCTTGCGGTACGGGGTCTCGATGAAGCCGAACGGGTTGACCCGTGCGTACACCGACAGCGATCCGATCAGACCGATGTTGGGGCCTTCCGGGGTCTCGATCGGACACATCCGGCCGTAGTGGGACGGGTGCACGTCACGAACTTCCAGGCCGGCCCGCTCACGCGACAGACCACCCGGCCCCAGTGCCGACAGACGGCGCTTGTGGGTCAGACCCGACAGCGGGTTGTTCTGGTCCATGAACTGGGAGAGCTGGCTGGTACCGAAGAACTCCTTGATCGCGGCGACCACCGGGCGGATGTTGATCAGGGTCTGCGGCGTGATGGCCTCGACGTCCTGAGTGGTCATCCGCTCGCGGACCACGCGCTCCATCCGCGACAATCCGACCCGGATCTGGTTCTGGATCAGCTCACCCACGGTGCGCAGCCGCCGGTTGCCGAAGTGGTCGATGTCGTCGACCTCGACGGGCACCTCGACGCCGCCCGGCACCGTCATGGTGGCCGACACGCCATCCTGAGCGGCCTGGTGCAGACGCACCAGGTACTCGATGGTGGCCACGATGTCCTCTTCGGTCAGCGTGGTCGGCTGCGACTCGCCCGGGTTGGCGGTCAGGCCCAGCTTCTTGTTGATCTTGTAGCGACCCACCCGCGCCAGGTCGTAGCGCTTCTCCTTGAAGAACAGGTTCTCCAGCAGAGTCTGCGCGGATTCCTTGGTGGGGGGCTCGCCCGGACGCAGCTTGCGGTAGATGTCCAGCAGCGCCTCGTCGGGGCTGGCGGCGTTGTCCTTCTCCAGCGTCGACATCATGATCTCGGAGAAGCCGAAGCGCTCCCGGATCGCCTCGCTGGTCCAACCCAGCGCCTTGAGCAGGATGGTGACTGGCTGGCGGCGCTTGCGGTCGATACGAACGCCGACCAGGTCGCGCTTGTCGACGTCGAACTCCAGCCAGGCGCCGCGGCCCGGGATCACCTTCACCGAGTGCAGCGTCTTCTCGGTGGACTTGTCGATGTTGGCGTCGAAGTACACGCCCGGCGAACGCACCAGCTGGGAGACGACGACACGCTCGGTGCCGTTGATGATGAACGTGCCCTTCTCGGTCATCATCGGGAAGTCACCCATGAACACCGTCTGGCTCTTGATCTCGCCGGTGTTGTTGTTGATGAACTCCGCGGTGACGAACAGCGGGGCCGCGTACGTCATGTCCTTGTCGCGGCACTCCTCGACCGGGGCCTTGACCTCGTCGAACCGCGGGTCAGAGAACGACAGCGACATCGAGCCGGAGAAGTCCTCGATCGGGGACAGCTCTTCGAGAACCTCTTCAAGACCACCCTTGGGCGCAGAACCGGTCTGCGCGGTCATCTTCTCGCGCCACTCCGACGCCCCGATCAGCCACTGGAACGAGTCGGTCTGCACGTCCAGCAGACCCGGAACCTCGAGAGGTTCACGCAGCTTGGCGAAAGAGACCCGGTTCGGGGCCCCGGGCACGGAACTATTGGGAGAATTCTGGGTGGTAGTACCTGAAGCGTTCTTTTTGCTCTGGCGGGAGACTGCCAAGATGCATCCTTCCAGCACCTAATGCGGCCAGCGGATCCCGGCTCTCACCGGACCCCGTTCGCTGCGAATATTCGACCGTTGGTTCGGCTGGCGAACGTTCTGTCCGGTCTCACGCACAGCCAAACCACGAGGTAACAAGCCTTAATGAGTCAATAAACGTGACTCAGGCTGGTACTGCGGTGTTCGGGTGCGGGTAAGGGATGGGCAGGAGGAAGCCAGCGCAACGTCCAACAATAGCGCAGGCTGACGCAATCCTCAACTGCGATGTCCCGGGGCCCTATCGGTGCTGGCTGACCTCCGCCGGGCTCTCCGCACGTGTGCTGGTGACCAGATTGGACCGTTTAGGTCTGTCCGTCAAGAGCTGACACGGCGCAGGACCGGCGGGGACGGCAAAGTCTCAGCCGGGCGGGGTCGGGATCGACGCGGTGGGAGCCTCTTCGTCGGCCGGGAACTGATGCACGGCGTACTTGTGGGTGCCCTCGAGCTCGTCCCGGATGGCCGCCTGGGCGTTGGGCGGAAGGGTGTGCAGGATTTCACGCACCCGGGCTTGACGCCGGCCCACACCCTTGCGGTCCGGCAGACCGGGGGTCGCGCTCAGCTGCGGCGGCACGCCCTCGATCTCCTCGACGCCGCCGTCACTCTGCCCGGCCGCGATCATGGCCTCTTCGGCTGCCGCGGTCGCCTGGTCTTTCTCCTCAGACATGCCGATCGGACCGATCCGGCGGCCATTGAGGAACTGGCGCACCACCGGCTCGTCGGAGGTCAACAGCACCTCGCGCGGGCCGAACATCACCAGCTCCTTGCGGAACAGCATCCCGATGTTGTCCGGCACGGTGCGCGCGATGTTGATGTTGTGCGTGACGATGAGGATGGTGGCGTCGATCTGGGCGTTGATGTCGATCAGCAGCTGGCTCAGGTATGCCGTGCGAACCGGGTCCAGGCCGGAGTCCGGCTCATCGCAGAGGATGATCTGCGGGTCGAGCACCAGGGCGCGGGCCAGACCGGCACGCTTGCGCATACCACCGGAGATCTCACCGGGGAACTTGTAGCCGTCGTTGGGCATACCGACCATCTCGAGCTTCTCCATGACAATGTCACGGATTTCCTTCTCGGACTTCTTGGTGTGCTCACGCAGCGGGAAGGCGGTGTTGTCGTAGATGTTCATCGACCCGAACAGTGCGCCGTCCTGGAACAGCACGCCGAACAGCGTGCGGATCTCGTAGAGCTCCTTGGCCGAACACTGCAGGATGTCGGTGCCGTCGATGACGATCGAACCGCGCTCAGGGCGCAAGAGGCCGATCAGCGACTTCAAGAACACGGACTTGCCGGTACCGGAGGGCCCGAGCAGAACGCTGACCTCTCCCTCGGGAATCGTCATGGAGACGTCTTCCCAGATCCGGGCCGATCCGAAGGACTTGGTAAGCCCCTGTACCTCGATGGCGACACCCATTAGTGAGGTCCTTCCGCAACGTCTGTTCGTGCCACGACTGGCTTGTGGCTTGGGCCACTGTAGCGCACAGGTGCGACGCTTATCGGCGGTCCGCCTCAGTCGGTGGGTGTCCAATTGCCATGGAAGCCCATCGGAACCCGTTGCGGCAGGTGCACGGTGGCCACCGACTCACAGGTCGCGGCGTCGAGGATCACTAATTGTCCCTCGTTCTGGCCACGGTGGTGGCCCATCCCCATCAGAATGCCGTCGTCCTCGTGGCGGCCTCCAGGCCTAGGCACAAACGACATCTCGCCGAGCACCAGCTGCGGGTCGATCGGCGCGGTGATACTCGAGCCGGTCAGGTAGTCGTGCTTGTAGAGCGTGGTCGACATCTCCGCCTGGACGTCCCCGATGAAGCCGCCGTTGATCCCGACGGTGTAGCCGAAGCGGTGCTTGGACCCCAGCAGTGCGTCGTTGATCCGAGGGAATTCCTGCGGCCGATCGTCGCGAGACTCGGTGTGCACCGCGCCGGTGTCGAGGTTGATCGTCCAGCGGTCCAGGGTGGGCGGGGCGTCACCGGGGCCGCGCCGGTCGACGTCGAAGACCTTCGCGTAGCGCACCACGTCGAGCACCAGCAGTTCCTGCCCAGTCGGCGAGACCTCGGTATAGGCGTTGAGCGGATGGAAGACATAACAGGGTTCGACGTCGAACCAGCGCACCTGCGCTTCCCCCGCCCGGACCCACCCCTGGGCATCACCCTCCCGCGGCATCACTCCGATACGCGCCGGATAGTCGGCGTTCCACGAGTACGGCAGCCCGCCCGGGGGCCGGCTGTCGCGGTTGACCATCGCGGTGATCGGGCTGGGCATCCGAATCCTGCCGACCAGGCTGCTCAACACCATCCGCGCAGGCGTCTTAAGCCAACGGGGCATGCTCACCGGCAGCACCTGCGCCGAGTCGAAGGTGACCGGCAGGTCGTAGACCACGACGTACTTCTCGGTCAGTGAGAAGTCGTGCATCATCGGCGACCCGGTCACCTCGATATCAACGGTCCGGCGGGCACGCCCGGCAGTGTCGATCACCGAGTACTGCACGGTCTTGCCCCGCGCAAAGGAGTAGGACACGGCGTGCAATTCGCCGGTGACCGGGTCACGGTGCGGGTGCGCCGTGTAGCCCCCGGCCAGGGTGCCGTCGAAGTCGCAGGTGCCCACCGTGTCGAGTTCCGCGGTGAGCTCATAGTTGGCGACGCCGCCCTCCACCAGCGCCAGCGTCTTGCCGGCATGACCGAGCACGTTGGTGTTGGGACCGACGGACTGCATACCGGCCCGCACGTTCAGCCGGGCCGGCCGCGGTTCGCCCAGTGCGGCACAGACCGCCGGCGTGCGCACCCAGCGGTTGCGGTACCAGCGGGCCTGGCCGTCACTGAGCGCCACGCCGTGCACCATGGGGTCGCCGGTGAACCAGTGGTAGGTGGCCGGATCGACCTCGGCCACCGGGTTCGGACCGTTGCGCAGGTAGCGGCCGTCGAGGTAGTCCGGGATCTTCCCCGTGACGCGCAGGTCGGTGGCGGTCAGCTCGGTCTGCACCGGCCCCATGACGCCCTCCAAATAGGGATTCGCGACAGAGGCTGCCTGGCTGGTGGTCATACCGACTCCTATAACATTGTTATTTCAACGTTATGGGTACCGTACGCTGGCTGTGAAACGATGGCAACCGTGACTTCGCAGCCCCAGCGGACCGTACGCGAGGACCTGCTTGCCGCGGCCCTGGGGCTGCTCGACGAGCACGGACCCGACGCGTTGCAGACCCGCAGAGTAGCCAGCACCGCCGGGACTTCAACGATGGCGGTCTACACCCACTTCGGCGGAATGCCGCAGCTGATCGCCGCGATCGCTGAGGAGGGTCTCCGCCAGTTCGATGTGGCGCTGACGATCCCCGCCACCGATGATCCGGTCGCCGACCTACTGGCCACCGGGATCGTCTACCGCAATTTCGCGATCGAACGGCCACACCTCTACCGACTGATGTTCGGCAGCACCAGCGCGCACGGCATCAATGCGCCGGCTCATAACATGCTCACGCTCGCCACCGCCCAGATCGACGTCGAGGTGCCCAGCTTCGCGCACCTGGTCCGGGGCGTCCACCGATCGATCCAGGCGGGTCGGCTCACAGTGGCGCAGGGCGATACCGCCGTGGTGGCGGCCGCCGCGCAGTTCTGGACGGTGATGCACGGCTTCATGATGCTGGAGCTGGCCGGCTTCTTCGGCGACGTGAACGACGGGCTGGCCGCGGCGATGCAGGTGTTGAGCCCGATGACGCTCAGTCTGCTGGTTGCCCTGGGCGACACCCCGGAGCGGGCGGCACAGTCGCTGGCCGCGGCGGGCGCGCGGGGCTGAACAACCCGCAGATAGCAGAAGCCCCCGGAACCTCGCGGGTTCCGGGGGCTTGCGCCGTAGAACGAACTACTTGACGGTGACGGTGGCGCCAGCCGCCTCGAGCTTGGCCTTGGCGTCCTCGGCAGCCTCCTTGGCGACCTTCTCCAGCAGCGGCTTGGGAGC is a window from the Mycobacterium sp. SVM_VP21 genome containing:
- a CDS encoding TetR/AcrR family transcriptional regulator, with the protein product MTSQPQRTVREDLLAAALGLLDEHGPDALQTRRVASTAGTSTMAVYTHFGGMPQLIAAIAEEGLRQFDVALTIPATDDPVADLLATGIVYRNFAIERPHLYRLMFGSTSAHGINAPAHNMLTLATAQIDVEVPSFAHLVRGVHRSIQAGRLTVAQGDTAVVAAAAQFWTVMHGFMMLELAGFFGDVNDGLAAAMQVLSPMTLSLLVALGDTPERAAQSLAAAGARG
- a CDS encoding ABC transporter ATP-binding protein — protein: MGVAIEVQGLTKSFGSARIWEDVSMTIPEGEVSVLLGPSGTGKSVFLKSLIGLLRPERGSIVIDGTDILQCSAKELYEIRTLFGVLFQDGALFGSMNIYDNTAFPLREHTKKSEKEIRDIVMEKLEMVGMPNDGYKFPGEISGGMRKRAGLARALVLDPQIILCDEPDSGLDPVRTAYLSQLLIDINAQIDATILIVTHNINIARTVPDNIGMLFRKELVMFGPREVLLTSDEPVVRQFLNGRRIGPIGMSEEKDQATAAAEEAMIAAGQSDGGVEEIEGVPPQLSATPGLPDRKGVGRRQARVREILHTLPPNAQAAIRDELEGTHKYAVHQFPADEEAPTASIPTPPG
- a CDS encoding DNA-directed RNA polymerase subunit beta; protein product: MAVSRQSKKNASGTTTQNSPNSSVPGAPNRVSFAKLREPLEVPGLLDVQTDSFQWLIGASEWREKMTAQTGSAPKGGLEEVLEELSPIEDFSGSMSLSFSDPRFDEVKAPVEECRDKDMTYAAPLFVTAEFINNNTGEIKSQTVFMGDFPMMTEKGTFIINGTERVVVSQLVRSPGVYFDANIDKSTEKTLHSVKVIPGRGAWLEFDVDKRDLVGVRIDRKRRQPVTILLKALGWTSEAIRERFGFSEIMMSTLEKDNAASPDEALLDIYRKLRPGEPPTKESAQTLLENLFFKEKRYDLARVGRYKINKKLGLTANPGESQPTTLTEEDIVATIEYLVRLHQAAQDGVSATMTVPGGVEVPVEVDDIDHFGNRRLRTVGELIQNQIRVGLSRMERVVRERMTTQDVEAITPQTLINIRPVVAAIKEFFGTSQLSQFMDQNNPLSGLTHKRRLSALGPGGLSRERAGLEVRDVHPSHYGRMCPIETPEGPNIGLIGSLSVYARVNPFGFIETPYRKVNDGVVSDDVEYLTADEEDRHVVAQANSPLEDDGRFTEDRVLVRRKGGEVEYVSSSEVDYMDVSPRQMVSVATAMIPFLEHDDANRALMGANMQRQAVPLVRSEAPLVGTGMELRAAIDAGDVIVADKAGVIEEVSADYATVMADDGTRQTYRMRKFNRSNHGTCANQRPIVDAGQRVEAGQVIADGPCTDNGEMALGKNLLVAIMPWEGHNYEDAIILSNRLVEEDTLTSIHIEEHEIDARDTKLGAEEITRDIPNVSDEVLADLDERGIVRIGAEVRDGDILVGKVTPKGETELTPEERLLRAIFGEKAREVRDTSLKVPHGESGKVIGIRVFSREDDDELPAGVNELVRVYVAQKRKISDGDKLAGRHGNKGVIGKILPAEDMPFLPDGTPVDIILNTHGVPRRMNIGQILETHLGWIAKTGWNIDVAAGVPDWADKLPEELYSAGADTRTATPVFDGAREEELQGLLSSTLANRDGEVMVNGDGKAMLFDGRSGEPFPYPVTVGYMYIMKLHHLVDDKIHARSTGPYSMITQQPLGGKAQFGGQRFGEMECWAMQAYGAAYTLQELLTIKSDDTVGRVKVYEAIVKGENIPEPGIPESFKVLLKELQSLCLNVEVLAKDGAAIELREGEDEDLERAAANLGINLSRNESASVEDLA
- a CDS encoding carotenoid oxygenase family protein, whose product is MTTSQAASVANPYLEGVMGPVQTELTATDLRVTGKIPDYLDGRYLRNGPNPVAEVDPATYHWFTGDPMVHGVALSDGQARWYRNRWVRTPAVCAALGEPRPARLNVRAGMQSVGPNTNVLGHAGKTLALVEGGVANYELTAELDTVGTCDFDGTLAGGYTAHPHRDPVTGELHAVSYSFARGKTVQYSVIDTAGRARRTVDIEVTGSPMMHDFSLTEKYVVVYDLPVTFDSAQVLPVSMPRWLKTPARMVLSSLVGRIRMPSPITAMVNRDSRPPGGLPYSWNADYPARIGVMPREGDAQGWVRAGEAQVRWFDVEPCYVFHPLNAYTEVSPTGQELLVLDVVRYAKVFDVDRRGPGDAPPTLDRWTINLDTGAVHTESRDDRPQEFPRINDALLGSKHRFGYTVGINGGFIGDVQAEMSTTLYKHDYLTGSSITAPIDPQLVLGEMSFVPRPGGRHEDDGILMGMGHHRGQNEGQLVILDAATCESVATVHLPQRVPMGFHGNWTPTD